In Streptomyces chartreusis NRRL 3882, the following are encoded in one genomic region:
- a CDS encoding Tn3 family transposase, whose product MSYPAPSTRWCRPKTPGTALEIYESQFRHLMRVAVSVREGVISSTTLLKKPRSGSHKNATYVVFREVGRVIRTVGPWTGAVHHPAGGRFSG is encoded by the coding sequence CTGTCGTACCCGGCGCCGTCCACCAGGTGGTGCAGGCCGAAGACGCCGGGGACAGCACTAGAGATTTACGAGTCCCAGTTCCGGCACCTGATGCGGGTGGCCGTCTCGGTGCGCGAGGGCGTCATCTCCTCGACGACGCTGCTGAAGAAGCCCCGGTCCGGGTCGCACAAGAACGCCACGTACGTCGTCTTCCGCGAGGTCGGCCGTGTCATCCGCACCGTCGGTCCGTGGACGGGTGCCGTCCACCACCCGGCGGGCGGCCGCTTCAGCGGCTGA
- a CDS encoding DUF6336 family protein, translating into MSSAVPGVFGLHHLVDGAGYDSWLYGRLSHPRPARALCMARDGRTRAA; encoded by the coding sequence ATCTCTAGTGCTGTCCCCGGCGTCTTCGGCCTGCACCACCTGGTGGACGGCGCCGGGTACGACAGCTGGCTGTACGGCCGACTGAGCCACCCGCGCCCTGCGCGGGCGCTCTGCATGGCACGCGACGGGCGGACGAGGGCTGCGTAG
- a CDS encoding DUF6624 domain-containing protein has protein sequence MAQHADRALDLQHQVLGLLEDAVAAGDALPRHLAYLTDRVLVAAGEPQVYGTQYTNARDGDLRPYPVTDPEQLDARRAAVGLESAAAYDRRMRGRDPHEAA, from the coding sequence CTGGCCCAGCACGCCGACCGCGCTCTCGACCTCCAACATCAGGTACTCGGCCTTCTTGAGGACGCCGTCGCGGCTGGGGACGCCCTGCCGCGCCATCTCGCGTACCTCACCGACCGGGTTCTGGTCGCGGCCGGCGAACCCCAGGTGTACGGGACTCAGTACACCAACGCCCGGGACGGAGACCTGCGGCCGTACCCCGTGACCGACCCCGAGCAGCTGGACGCCCGGCGCGCCGCGGTGGGGCTGGAGTCAGCCGCGGCGTACGACCGGCGCATGCGCGGACGCGACCCCCACGAGGCTGCCTGA